The proteins below come from a single Eucalyptus grandis isolate ANBG69807.140 chromosome 3, ASM1654582v1, whole genome shotgun sequence genomic window:
- the LOC104436395 gene encoding protein TIFY 10b — translation MSRHAATTMNLFPVCEGGSAEARNVKFMDLFPQQAGFGSTKEDVSKMNNSSSIKKEPETAQMTIFYAGQVIVLNDFPAEKAKEVMLAASKGSSLSQHAAAAPNLAKSKPAFAPNYAKSPVESGGVVSSSPVPVPSLGANAIQEHGGRLAEPLACDLPIARRASLHRFLEKRKDRLTAKAPYVTASPGSAAAPPPKPAETKPWLGLAAQPMQ, via the exons ATGTCTCGCCACGCGGCGACCACCATGAATTTGTTCCCGGTTTGCGAAGGCGGCTCCGCCGAGGCTCGGAATGTTAAGTTCATGGATTTGTTCCCTCAGCAAGCTGGTTTTGGTTCCACAAAGGAGGACGTCTCGAAGATGAACAATTCCAG TTCGATTAAGAAGGAACCCGAAACTGCACAGATGACCATATTTTATGCTGGGCAAGTGATTGTGTTGAACGATTTCCCGGCGGAAAAGGCGAAGGAAGTCATGCTTGCAGCTAGCAAGGGGAGTTCTCTGAGCCAGCATGCAGCCGCAGCGCCTAACTTGGCAAAGTCAAAGCCAGCTTTCGCTCCCAACTACGCCAAAAGTCCAGTTGAATCTGGGGGTGTAGTTTCCTCCAGTCCTGTTCCTGTTCCTTCTCTTGGTGCGAATGCGATCCAGGAGCACGGCGGTCGCCTCGCCGAGCCTCTTGCTTGTG ATTTACCAATTGCTAGGAGGGCTTCTCTGCATCGGTtcttggagaaaagaaaagatcg GCTAACAGCAAAAGCACCGTATGTGACGGCCAGCCCGGGGTCAGCAGCAGCTCCTCCTCCAAAGCCGGCGGAAACCAAGCCATGGCTTGGCTTAGCTGCTCAACCCATGCAGTAG
- the LOC104436394 gene encoding oligouridylate-binding protein 1 — protein MQQQQQQQQQQQRLRQQAMMQQSLYPHPGLLAAPQIEPILSGNLPPGFDSSTCRSVYVGNIHPQVTDLLLQEVFSSTGSIEGCKLIRKEKSSYGFVDYYDRRSAALSIVTLNGRHLFGQPIKVNWAYASSQREDTSGHFNIFVGDLSPEVTDATLFACFSVYSTCSDARVMWDQKTGRSRGFGFVSFRNQQDAQTAINDMNGKWLGSRQIRCNWATKGANSGEDKQSSDAKSVVELTSGTSDDGQERTSDDAPENNPQYTTVYVGNLAPEVTSAELHRHFHSLGAGVIEDVRVQRDKGFGFVRYSTHGEAALAIQMGNARLLCGKPIKCSWGSKPTPPGTSSTPLPPPMAVQMPGFSAAELAAYERQLALSKMASMQGLMHPQAQHMLKQAAMGMGAAGTSQAIYDGGYQNVATTQQLMYYQ, from the exons atgcagcagcagcagcagcagcagcagcagcagcagaggcTGAGGCAGCAGGCGATGATGCAGCAGTCCTTGTACCCTCACCCCGGCCTCCTCGCCGCCCCCCAG ATAGAGCCTATCTTGAGTGGGAATCTGCCTCCTGGCTTTGATTCAAGTACATGCCGAAGTGT GTATGTGGGAAACATTCACCCCCAGGTTACAGACCTCCTTCTTCAAGAGGTTTTCTCTAGTACTGGTTCCATTGAAGGATGCAAACTCATCCGGAAAGAGAAG TCGTCCTATGGATTTGTGGACTACTATGACCGGAGATCTGCTGCCCTTTCTATTGTGACTCTCAATGGAAGGCACTT GTTTGGTCAACCTATCAAGGTTAACTGGGCATATGCTAGTAGCCAGAGGGAGGACACATCAG ggcattttaatatttttgttggtGATCTAAGCCCAGAGGTTACAGACGCCACATTATTTGCGTGTTTCTCTGTTTATTCTACTTGCTC AGATGCTAGGGTCATGTGGGATCAGAAGACTGGACGTTCAAggggttttggttttgtttcaTTCCGAAATCAACAG GACGCCCAGACTGCAATAAATGATATGAATG GGAAGTGGCTTGGAAGTCGACAGATCCGATGCAACTGGGCAACAAAAGGCGCTAATTCTGGTGAGGATAAGCAGAGCTCAGATGCCAAAAGTGTAGTGGAGCTAACAAGTGGAACATCAG ATGATGGTCAAGAGAGGACTAGTGATGATGCTCCAGAGAACAATCCCCAATACACGACCGTCTATGTTGGCAATCTTGCACCAGAG GTTACTTCTGCTGAGCTGCATCGACATTTCCATTCCCTTGGTGCTGGAGTCATAGAGGATGTTCGGGTGCAACGTGATAAAGGTTTTGGTTTTGTTAGATACAGTACACATGGTGAAGCAGCGCTGGCTATTCAGATGGGCAATGCTCGGCTTCTCTGTGGTAAACCAATTAAG TGTTCATGGGGTAGCAAACCTACACCTCCAGGAACGAGTTCCACCCCTCTTCCGCCACCGATGGCTGTACAAATGCCTGGTTTCTCTGCTGCAGAGCTTGCTGCCTATGAAAGGCAGCTAGCATTGAGCAAAATGGCCAGTATGCAAGGCCTCATGCATCCTCAAGCACAGCACATGCTCAAGCAGGCAGCCATGGGAATGGGTGCCGCTGGAACTAGTCAAGCAATCTACGACGGTGGATACCAGAATGTAGCGACTACTCAACAGCTCATGTACTATCAGTAA